The proteins below come from a single Anguilla rostrata isolate EN2019 chromosome 3, ASM1855537v3, whole genome shotgun sequence genomic window:
- the nat16 gene encoding histidine N-acetyltransferase, which produces MKIESNLPCPQLPESPPQMGLQFSVATEEDFDEIMAMSQDIYGGLDYLPTRYQAWLQETNRTVILARKQGKVIALESVCVIDDGETVLVEGLRVAPQERGKGVAGVLLRFCSQLVKSKYPDVKVTRLTRDDKLGPKDFQKYRIITKQAILLVRFRAEDLKLRLAELGPDAGLPPSQSLPPVRLDHTAVHQLFLSTGLMRDVLPNATIVQDWQPFKPLPSNMAILLKKDIDWMVDDARDPTVASLCTFPFRVPIGDEWYYLNIDVFGKDLNLARQQFVSHLRRHTDALKGHVMCQIFLDPPLWRPLADFCCDTLGVELVKEYTEQCVVESDLM; this is translated from the exons ATGAAGATTGAGAGCAATCTGCCTTGCCCTCAGCTCCCTGAATCCCCTCCTCAGATGGGGCTGCAGTTTTCTGTGGCAACCGAGGAGGACTTTGATGAGATCATGGCCATGAGTCAGGACATCTATGGTGGCCTTGACTACCTCCCCACCCGCTACCAGGCTTGGCTGCAGGAGACTAATCGTACAGTCATCCTGGCCAGGAAACAAGGAAAAGTG ATTGCCCTGGAGTCTGTATGCGTGATTGATGATGGCGAAACAGTGTTGGTAGAGGGGCTACGTGTTGCCCCCCAGGAGCGTGGCAAAGGGGTGGCTGGTGTCCTCCTCCGGTTCTGTTCACAGCTGGTAAAATCCAAATACCCCGACGTAAAAGTGACCCGCCTGACCCGTGATGATAAGCTGGGGCCCAAGGACTTCCAGAAGTATCGGATCATCACCAAACAG GCAATCCTCTTGGTTCGATTCAGAGCTGAAGATCTCAAATTGCGCCTGGCTGAGCTGGGGCCAGATGCAGGGCTCCCTCCATCTCAGTCATTGCCCCCTGTACGCCTGGACCACACAGCGGTACACCAGCTCTTCCTAAGTACCGGGCTGATGCGGGACGTCCTGCCCAATGCCACCATTGTCCAGGATTGGCAGCCCTTCAAACCCCTACCTAGCAACATGGCAATCTTGCTGAAGAAGGATATCGACTGGATGGTGGATGATGCCCGCGACCCAACTGTAGCCAGCCTCTGCACTTTTCCCTTCCGTGTGCCCATTGGAGATGAATGGTACTACCTCAACATTGATGTCTTTGGAAAAGATCTGAACCTGGCACGCCAGCAATTTGTGTCACACCTGCGTCGCCACACTGACGCACTGAAAGGCCACGTTATGTGCCAGATATTCCTAGATCCACCACTCTGGAGGCCCCTGGCTGATTTCTGCTGCGACACCCTGGGAGTGGAGTTAGTGAAGGAGTACACTGAGCAATGTGTGGTTGAGTCAGATCTGATGTAA